DNA sequence from the Actinomycetota bacterium genome:
GACCGGGCTCCGTCGATCCCAGGTTGCTGAGGTAGGGATGGACCGGCTCGGAGGCTCTGAACGGCGTGAACCACTCCTGCACCCGGAGGTTCGTCATGCCGTGTTCGAGCGCCACGTCGGAGTTGGGGTCCTCGATGCCATCCCACTGCGGTTGGTAGAGGAGTTCGAAGTCGGTGTCCTCGAAGGCGCAGTCCTCGTAGATACCCCATGCGGCGCGGGTCGCGATCAGGTCGGAGGTGATCCCGGCTCGGCCGAAGGCTCGGCATCCGTGGCGTGGATCTCGAGTAGCTGCCTCGGCGTGAGAACCGGTACGTCTGGCAGGTCGAGTTCGATCAGGTCCGTATCGCCCGTGACGAGGGCATCGGCACCCGCGGCCCGGGCGAGAGCGATCAGGTAGTCGTCGTCACGATCGGGACTGACGGTCGGAGGGTCGGCCAGGTCGTCCCATGGCTCGCCTCGACGGGCAAGCTCGGCAACGTAGGCATCCACCTCCGGCGGGGACAGGTACTCGCGGAACTTCTCTCTGCGAAGGACGCCATCGAGCTCCGCCAAGAGCATCGGTGAGACGATCGGAACGATGATCCCGGCGTCGACGAGGTCGGTGACCGCCGCGGTGGCGCCGGACGGGGTGATGGCGGCCGAGACCAGCACGTTGGGGTCGATGACGACCCGGCGTGGAGCTGGCACCTACCCGGCGTCGGCCGCGCGCTCCACGCGGTAGGCCTTCTGCTCAGCGATCGCCAGCCGCATCGCCTCTTCCTCGGAGAGGCCACTGCACTCACGCGCCGCCTTGAGGATGTCGCGTAGCCGTCCACCTTCGAGCTGCCGGCGAACAGCCTCGACGATGACTTCATCACGGGCCTTGCCCGAAGCGGCGGCGCGCTGATCGACGAGCGCGAGCAGGTCGTCG
Encoded proteins:
- a CDS encoding ribbon-helix-helix protein, CopG family, which encodes MEIKLDDDLLALVDQRAAASGKARDEVIVEAVRRQLEGGRLRDILKAARECSGLSEEEAMRLAIAEQKAYRVERAADAG
- a CDS encoding putative toxin-antitoxin system toxin component, PIN family; translated protein: MPAPRRVVIDPNVLVSAAITPSGATAAVTDLVDAGIIVPIVSPMLLAELDGVLRREKFREYLSPPEVDAYVAELARRGEPWDDLADPPTVSPDRDDDYLIALARAAGADALVTGDTDLIELDLPDVPVLTPRQLLEIHATDAEPSAEPGSPPT